Part of the Plasmodium malariae genome assembly, chromosome: 9 genome is shown below.
ttattaataacagGGAATTACTAAATAGTAGtaacaaaaggaaaaaagaaggaaaaaaaaaaaagaacaaaggacggtaaaaaatgatgaaaaaaggTATGGCAAAAAAGACTAAGAaaatatgagaaaaaaatcagaaaaagcttagtaaaaataatcaaaaaaaacttggtcaaaataataaaaaaaggcacgtacaaaaaatcaaataaagTATGGCAAAACGAGCAAACGAATGAGCAAAAAAAATtcgcaaaaaaataaaaatgaaccGGAATCAGTAAAAACGCATAAAAGTGATCAAAAAAACGCTAAACAAAACGACAAAAGgatgctaaaaaaaaaaataaataaataaaaatatgtgaaCAAATTCGCAAAACGGAGAAAAAcggtaaaaaaaagaaattactcaaagatgtatttatttaaaagttttCTTACCCTTACGTATGTACAGTACAACCACCTTTTCACTTTTTctacaataataaaagggGGAGGGGATTGGgacctttattattatatagtgCTTCTAAATTCAacttatatatgaaatgGAGAACGTGTGCTTAATTTTATCTTAACGCACACAAggcgcatatacatatatatatatatatatgtagctCACTCTTGTCTCCTACTCAACTAAAGGAATATACGCTTCATCTAACGAGCAAGTTTTTTTGAGTCCAAACTCGTCTGTTTTAATTCTCATATATCCGTTTTCTCCCCAGTATTTTCCCCACGagtttttaataatatagtaataatgtTTATCATTCTTTTTGGTAACTGAATTGTACTTTTCTTCCACACCATAACCAACAATCGATACAGCATGGTTTAGTTCTCCCGCGCATTCTCCATCAAATATACCTTcgtcataatatataaaatcttCACTGGCTGCTACAGATATAGTAATAGGTCCTACAAACTGAATAGcctctttatatttatcttcaGGTACTTCTACATAACTATTAATGGTATATTTCTTTTGACATGAATCTACTTGACACATTTCCGGCATATTAGCAACATAGGGATATTCATCTTCTGTACATAATCCTCCTATATCTATTATATCCTCAAAAGCTAAGGAGGTGAATCCACCATCACATCCAAAATTATGTAATGAACAATCAACTAATTCTTGCTCACTAACAAAAATCATCTCATTTTTCCTGATGGCATACTGAGATTCTATAACACCTACAACACTAAAAGCCCAACATGAACCACAATTTCCTTGATCCTTAACAGGGGTAACACCTTTATGTAACCTCCAGTCATAACGTACATAGTCCAACACAGCATCTTTTGGCTTATATTTGTTCAGTACATCTTCGTAATTACTTAAGTGTGCTCGTTTATAcccattactattattactatcacTTGCATCGAACTTTTTTAAAGttaacaatttatttttcacttCTTCAAAAGTTAAATCTGCAAatctgttaattttttttttatataaattattcgatttgttatgtaaatttattttcttaaaattttccgaaaaaataagaaatttcTCTTGCATCTCAtccacatttttatattttctatgaTGCTCTTTTATAAACGTATAAAAAGCGCTCGCTGTTTCtaaattattcattaaaaattttgtatcaaaaaaatttactataCTTTGTTTGTTTACTACTTTTAAATTTCCAAACCTTTTCTTATAACTACTTGAATTATCAttgttattttcattataattattactactactactattactgttGCTACTATCCAATGCAATTATCATGTTAGTCTTCTCATTACCCTTTTCTAAGTTTTCCTCATTTTTGTCATATGCCGATATTAGTTCCTCAATTTTTGATACAATTAATTTCTTCCCACTTTTGCTCtttaataaagaattaattaCAAAGTCATCATTCACAATTTCCGTAgatgaattattaaaaatttcgCTATTTGGTCCTAATTTGCTGATATATATTACGGAACAAGCAAATATGCATATTGCTGATATGGAAAAGATGATCAgtaaattctttttctttttagaaCTGCTGCTCTCCTCTGTTTTTTCCACAAAAAGTTCTTTTTCGGGTTTAACGTATTTGTCATTAGAATACTCCACGTGATACTCCATTGTCCAGATATAACGAAATAGAACAGTGTATGTTTTATTTGCGCTTTATTTGTGTTTAATAGAAGCGATCCTTATGTTTTATCCGcgttttattttcttattatgtaTGTTGTATATAcgtcatatatatatatgttttacatatgtttacatatgctctatatttatgtttatcatatagaaaaaaaaaaaaagcgcaGATCAAAATAATTCGCATGAGAATCTTCTATTCACTGCAAGTTTATTACAAAGACATTAAAAGTATGCCCCAactacaataaaaaattttattttttattttattcatacactaaaaaattaaaaaaagaaaagaaaaacatgaaaaatgtgaaaaatgtaaaatataggaaaaattttaaacttggaaaaatttaaaacatagcaaaaatttaaaatacagcaaaaatataacaaatatgaaaaaaataacaaacagaaaaaataaaatgaattggAAATATGGAAGAAATTggaaaaatgagaaaaaaaaaacaaacaaacaaaaatatttattctgttaaaaatttcacttaaaacaaaaatgtaatatatataaaaaaaaaaagatgcaAAAAAACTGgcatattttatgtataaaccCAAAGTGCATTCTAACTccataaaaattttgcatgaaaaaataattaaaagaatttgtATGTGGaaatattctaaaaaaaagaaaaaataaaataacaataaaaaatttctttttttattaacaaatttttttattattgtgttttaatttttttattctatgttatattcatattttgatTTCGTTGTaatgcatattttatttatcatattattactattttttttactattattgtatattatttactattgttgtaaattatatactattattttatatattatatactgttactgtatattatttactgttattactattttattttttccttgttattattatttagaaaatacgTTATTACAAAATTGCCATCGGCATAGTAACTGTATcgatattaatattttttaagtctATTATCAAGCAAAATTTGGGAAAGTATGTATGTTATGAATATGGTGCAGTAAAGTAAATAGAAATTGCAATCAGAActaaacttaaaaaaaaccACAAagttgtacatatatatatgtcatatatatgtatatttatacatatgtgtgtacgTACGTGCATACGTTTACATACGTAcgaatgcatacatatatatatatatatattatatatattatatatatatataatattacgtAAATACGTTGTGTGCTTTTTAAACAATTAAGTATAAGACAAAATGTCCACTTAAAATAGTTTATTAAGAAGTACTGTTGTTTTATGGCTATATATTACAAGTAACGTATATTTGAAGAGtggtttttttatatctggaaattatataatgttgATAAGGGGAAATATGTAAATCTATTTGTGCGCACGGGAAAATAGTTTCCTtaaagttaattttttttttttttcattttttagtaaaattaatattgcAACAATgcaataatgtaataatgcAATAATTCAATAATTAGTTATGTAATACGTGATTTAGTAaagattataataaatacattaatatttacaGACGCGTATGttgtaaaatttttccattatgacaaaaaaaatgaaaaaaaaaaaaaatttacatttatagtTAATGTTTTAACGAAGTTCTCCGCGCAAAACacaattatgtaaaaataggaaaagtCTGCAATTTGgaaaaatacgaaaattaatttaatttgtataaaaCTTCAAAAGAAAGACATATTactggaaaaaaaaataaatagcaaCAAATGAGCGCGACATGGCATCGAAATAGCATCGAATTAGCATCGAATTAGCAACAGATTAGCTAAAACataatcataaaaataaagaaaatacaatTCCGATGTAACAGAGATACATAAATGCATTAAAGTTTACCTAAAACACCTTTAATGTAATTCCAGTTTTACAACTCATTACAGTCAATGCTATTTGAAAAAGTACAATTTACgcaattatatttatgcgtATTTTAGTTGTCTtaaataactatatttttacgTCGAACACATTCTTGTTACTACTGCtgctaaaattttatatttcactCTACTTATCCCAGCTATTCCAAAGCAGTAAACATATTAGGAAAAACTGCTTTTATAattctaataatataataatataaaatatgtagaaCTGAATTAACAAATGGGAAAGTTCTTAGAATGagtgtaaaaaatttaatgtaaAATGTTGGATGCAAAATATGGAATTCAAAATGTAGAATTCAAAATACGAATGGCCTTAAAATAGAAGTAGCTCAATAATCATAGATACTTGAGAgtagaataaaaattaaatctgCATTTGACAGATGTTTAGGGTGTTATATATCCCTCCctattttattaaacttttaatttaacatgttttatcttaatttatcacaatttattttttaacatgttttattgtatatattgtatttaattacaacttctttttttttttttatgaccACTTAACGCAAAGTAATAAATTCTGAACGGTTCATGTTTTATCAGAAAAGGcctatttttaacatttgcTTCTTCCCCTTTTTTGTTTGTGTGTGTCACTAAGCATAATACAGGAATAGGTTTAAAATCTTTAATGcagcttttttattttacttaaaaattttttttttttttagctagTTTGTTCATaaagttcaaaaaaaaaaaaagaaaaaaattgctaatcaaattatatagtaataaaaaaaaataaaattaaaaaaaaataaaattataaaaaaaaagttcatatAAATCATGTtcatcaaaatatatttacaaattctTAATGCATGTGTATACGGAAATCAGTAATACGGCGGTATTAATgtatgttatttaaaaattaaatagttcaatataatgtttattaACCATACACACGCGTGggacttaaaaaaaaataaaaaatacaataaatacatatacattttcatATGTGTGTACCCTCTGTATTATGGCCCTAAATATCATCAATAATAGCGGTGAAGGCCTGTGCACCCAATAAGCAAGTCTTCAATAGTCCAAACTCGTCCGTTTTAATCCTCATATATCCTTTTTCACCCCATTTTTTCCCCCATGAGTTTctgataatataataatagtgtttttcctttatttttagtgcggtattatatatttcttccaTACCATAACCAACAATAATTACGGCATGGTTCACGGAACTTGCACAAGAACCATCAAAAATACCACCCTGATAGTAAGCGAAATCATCGTTTGCTGCAATACTTACACTTAAAGGACCTAAAAATCGTATGGCTTCCTTAAATCGAACTTGCGGTATTTCTACATAAgttttaatttcatattttgttttacacTTATCAATATCACATAATTCTGGAGTTAAATCTATATATGGATAATATTTTCCTTCACACAAACCTCCAAATTCTATCATATCATCAAAAGCTAAAGGAATAAATCCATATAAACatccattatttttaaaagagcACTCAATTAATTCTTGTTCACTTAATTGgactaatttttttcttctaatgGCATACTGTGATTCTACAACTCCTACTGTGCTAAAAGCCCAACAGGAACCACAATTCTTTTGATCTTTAACTGGTGTAACGGCATTAAGTTTTCTCCAATCATGAATAACATGATCAAAATtttcatccttttttttatatttaataattacatCTTCGTATTCACTTAAGCGTGGTAACTTAttaccaattttttttaaatcgaatgtttttaatgttaagtatttattttcaaattctTCATACGTTAAGTCACTAAATCTGTTAAGTCCTTTTGTATATAAACTATTCGATTTGTTATGTGCTTCtacttttttcaaattttctGAAAAGATAAGAAACTTTTGTTGCATTTCTTCTACAGAATTATATTGCTTTCCATGTTCTttcataaacatataaaaggAGTTAACTGTTTCTAAATTActcattaaatatttcatatcaataaaatttataccATTATATCTTATCCCGTTTGTTACAGTTTCCACattgttcatatatgtagtagtattaacacattttttatcattgcATCCATCTTTTTTAAGAGTTTTATTATACtgtattccatttttttttaaatcattatcgtttttatcatataaagACATcaattcttctatttttgaCACAATGAAtttctttccatttttactttttaataaaaaatttattatataatcgTCATTCATGTTTTCTGTAATTGAGTCATTAAACGtgtagttattttttttgggtCTTGAAAAATAAAGTGCGGAACAAGCAACAACACAAATTGTTGCAACGGACAGAAGAATGAAGTagttctttttctttttaaaaggCACTTTATCAATTTCCTTTTCTCCAAAGGCTTCTTTTTCCGTTTTAATTGATTCGTTTGATGAGTAGTGTATGTGGTACTCCatcgttaaaaaaaaatatatatgtatatatgtatatatatatgtttatgtatgtacgtatataaatatatacgtataattGCCCTACTACgta
Proteins encoded:
- the PmUG01_09024600 gene encoding vivapain-2, putative, which gives rise to MEYHVEYSNDKYVKPEKELFVEKTEESSSSKKKKNLLIIFSISAICIFACSVIYISKLGPNSEIFNNSSTEIVNDDFVINSLLKSKSGKKLIVSKIEELISAYDKNEENLEKGNEKTNMIIALDSSNSNSSSSNNYNENNNDNSSSYKKRFGNLKVVNKQSIVNFFDTKFLMNNLETASAFYTFIKEHHRKYKNVDEMQEKFLIFSENFKKINLHNKSNNLYKKKINRFADLTFEEVKNKLLTLKKFDASDSNNSNGYKRAHLSNYEDVLNKYKPKDAVLDYVRYDWRLHKGVTPVKDQGNCGSCWAFSVVGVIESQYAIRKNEMIFVSEQELVDCSLHNFGCDGGFTSLAFEDIIDIGGLCTEDEYPYVANMPEMCQVDSCQKKYTINSYVEVPEDKYKEAIQFVGPITISVAASEDFIYYDEGIFDGECAGELNHAVSIVGYGVEEKYNSVTKKNDKHYYYIIKNSWGKYWGENGYMRIKTDEFGLKKTCSLDEAYIPLVE
- the PmUG01_09024700 gene encoding vivapain-3, putative — its product is MEYHIHYSSNESIKTEKEAFGEKEIDKVPFKKKKNYFILLSVATICVVACSALYFSRPKKNNYTFNDSITENMNDDYIINFLLKSKNGKKFIVSKIEELMSLYDKNDNDLKKNGIQYNKTLKKDGCNDKKCVNTTTYMNNVETVTNGIRYNGINFIDMKYLMSNLETVNSFYMFMKEHGKQYNSVEEMQQKFLIFSENLKKVEAHNKSNSLYTKGLNRFSDLTYEEFENKYLTLKTFDLKKIGNKLPRLSEYEDVIIKYKKKDENFDHVIHDWRKLNAVTPVKDQKNCGSCWAFSTVGVVESQYAIRRKKLVQLSEQELIECSFKNNGCLYGFIPLAFDDMIEFGGLCEGKYYPYIDLTPELCDIDKCKTKYEIKTYVEIPQVRFKEAIRFLGPLSVSIAANDDFAYYQGGIFDGSCASSVNHAVIIVGYGMEEIYNTALKIKEKHYYYIIRNSWGKKWGEKGYMRIKTDEFGLLKTCLLGAQAFTAIIDDI